One genomic window of Chloroflexota bacterium includes the following:
- the nadC gene encoding carboxylating nicotinate-nucleotide diphosphorylase, which produces MDIPYAEVQAIVKRALAEDLAWGDITTEALPLRGAWGRLSILVKEEGVLAGIHVLAAVFQAVDGALKVNILSEDGTRVKPGDIVVTVEGAVPSLLAGERVALNFLGHLSGIATQTAHYVASVKGLPVRIVDTRKTTPGLRALEKYAVRMGGGFNHRYNLSDGVLIKDNHLSALRAAGFGLGEVIRHVRERAPHTLQIEVEVETVEEAEAAVEAGADIVLLDNMSVKEMAQAVRVIAGRALVEASGGVTLETIRSIAETGVNIISVGALTHSVRALDISAELILEI; this is translated from the coding sequence ATGGATATTCCGTACGCTGAAGTGCAAGCGATTGTGAAGCGAGCGCTGGCTGAGGATCTGGCTTGGGGCGATATCACCACAGAGGCTTTACCCCTGAGAGGGGCATGGGGAAGGCTCTCGATCCTGGTCAAGGAAGAGGGGGTATTAGCCGGCATTCACGTCCTGGCGGCGGTCTTCCAGGCTGTGGATGGGGCGCTGAAAGTAAATATCCTTAGCGAGGATGGCACGCGGGTAAAGCCTGGGGACATCGTTGTTACGGTGGAAGGAGCAGTTCCCAGCTTGTTGGCCGGTGAACGGGTAGCTCTCAATTTTTTGGGGCATCTTAGCGGCATCGCCACGCAGACGGCGCACTATGTGGCCAGCGTTAAGGGTTTGCCAGTCCGTATAGTGGACACGCGTAAGACGACGCCTGGATTACGGGCCCTGGAAAAGTACGCCGTGCGCATGGGTGGGGGCTTCAACCACCGCTACAACCTGAGCGATGGCGTTCTTATTAAGGACAATCATCTCTCTGCTCTGCGTGCTGCTGGGTTTGGCCTGGGTGAGGTGATTCGGCACGTCCGTGAACGCGCCCCACATACGCTTCAAATTGAGGTGGAGGTGGAGACGGTGGAGGAGGCTGAGGCAGCGGTTGAGGCAGGGGCTGACATCGTTCTGCTGGACAATATGAGTGTGAAGGAGATGGCCCAGGCGGTCCGGGTCATCGCTGGCCGAGCGCTCGTTGAGGCTTCAGGTGGGGTGACTCTGGAGACGATACGCTCCATCGCCGAGACGGGTGTGAACATTATCTCGGTAGGTGCTCTTACCCATTCGGTGCGCGCCCTGGATATCAGCGCCGAGTTGATCCTAGAAATATAA
- the ade gene encoding adenine deaminase, producing the protein MDREKADAVIKGGRLVNVNTGEVQPDVDVAVKAGRVIIIGNASHTIGEETQIIDGSGYYLVPGLLDGHMHIESSMITVTQFARAVVRNGTTGVFVDPHEIANVLGLAGVRLMLDESRNLPLKVYVGAPSCVPALPGLEDAGAVIGPAEIREMMRWDGVLFLGEMMNFPGVLAGEPSVHGELQATLEADRVITGHYAVPEIELGLQAYAAAGISSCHESTRAADVLARLRLGMYPMMREGSAWRDLKATLKAITERRIDTRHAMIVSDDTHPHTLIELGHLNHIVRRAIEEGINPITAIQMATINVAEYYRVNHDLGSISPAKCADIIFVKDLTQMQVDKVMVDGVIVAEGGRVLYDLPAFDYPEFAQRSVHLKAPLEAENFLIRAPSKDGSVTVRVMEVIEAQVGTRHLQVTMPLRSGLISAAVEKDIAKVACVERHKGSGTIGLGFVKGLGFKGGAVASTVAHDSHNLLIVGMNDVDMAIAANKLAECGGGSIVVRDGQVSALVPLPIAGLVSDRPVEEVDQKIRELEQAWKELGCHMVSPFMTVALLSLPVLPELRLTNRGLVDTLTFQPVDLIVTA; encoded by the coding sequence ATGGACCGGGAGAAAGCGGATGCCGTGATTAAGGGTGGCAGGCTGGTAAACGTAAACACGGGAGAGGTTCAGCCTGATGTGGATGTAGCCGTCAAGGCTGGAAGGGTGATAATCATCGGCAACGCCAGTCATACCATAGGTGAGGAGACCCAGATAATTGACGGTTCTGGATATTACCTGGTGCCCGGTCTGCTTGATGGACATATGCACATTGAGAGCAGCATGATCACGGTTACCCAGTTCGCCCGAGCCGTCGTGCGCAATGGCACGACTGGGGTCTTTGTGGATCCTCATGAGATCGCCAATGTCCTTGGTCTCGCTGGTGTGCGGTTGATGCTGGACGAGAGCCGGAACCTGCCTCTTAAGGTCTATGTGGGAGCGCCCTCTTGTGTGCCGGCCCTACCTGGCCTTGAGGACGCCGGGGCCGTTATTGGACCGGCGGAGATCCGTGAGATGATGCGCTGGGATGGTGTACTCTTCCTGGGTGAAATGATGAATTTTCCAGGCGTACTAGCTGGAGAGCCCAGTGTACACGGTGAACTTCAGGCCACATTGGAGGCAGACAGGGTGATCACCGGGCATTATGCTGTGCCCGAAATAGAGCTTGGTCTGCAAGCCTATGCTGCGGCCGGAATCAGCAGTTGTCACGAGTCAACCCGCGCCGCAGATGTTTTGGCCCGCCTGCGCTTGGGGATGTACCCAATGATGCGGGAAGGGTCAGCCTGGCGTGACCTCAAAGCTACGTTAAAAGCCATCACAGAAAGAAGGATTGACACGCGTCACGCCATGATCGTCAGCGATGATACCCATCCCCACACGCTTATCGAACTCGGCCATCTTAACCATATCGTCAGAAGGGCGATCGAGGAAGGGATCAATCCGATAACGGCCATACAAATGGCCACTATTAACGTCGCCGAGTATTATCGAGTCAACCACGATCTGGGAAGTATTTCGCCCGCTAAGTGTGCCGATATCATCTTTGTTAAAGATTTGACGCAGATGCAGGTGGATAAGGTGATGGTTGATGGGGTCATTGTCGCTGAGGGGGGACGCGTGCTCTACGACCTACCTGCCTTCGATTACCCTGAGTTTGCCCAGCGGTCCGTTCACCTCAAGGCCCCTCTCGAGGCGGAGAATTTTCTGATCCGCGCTCCTAGTAAGGATGGGTCAGTGACTGTCAGGGTGATGGAGGTGATCGAAGCCCAGGTGGGAACGCGGCACCTTCAGGTTACGATGCCCTTGAGGAGTGGCCTAATCTCGGCCGCAGTGGAGAAGGACATCGCCAAGGTGGCCTGTGTTGAAAGGCACAAGGGCAGTGGAACGATCGGTTTGGGGTTCGTCAAAGGACTTGGCTTCAAGGGCGGAGCTGTCGCCTCCACCGTCGCCCACGACAGCCATAATTTGCTGATTGTGGGCATGAACGACGTGGACATGGCTATCGCCGCTAACAAATTGGCCGAGTGTGGCGGTGGGTCAATCGTGGTGCGCGATGGACAGGTCTCGGCTTTAGTACCCCTCCCCATTGCTGGTCTGGTTTCTGATCGCCCTGTGGAGGAAGTTGATCAAAAGATAAGAGAATTGGAGCAGGCTTGGAAGGAATTGGGTTGCCACATGGTCTCCCCCTTCATGACCGTTGCCCTTTTGTCGCTGCCAGTGCTTCCGGAGCTGCGCCTGACCAATCGTGGCCTGGTTGATACCTTGACCTTCCAACCTGTGGACCTGATCGTCACTGCCTAG